The Geobacter metallireducens GS-15 region CATGGTCGAGAAATTTCCGGTTGTTCTCGATGACCTTCCGGATCTCCCTGCTCAATTCGTCCAACTCGTTGCGCTCGTCACCCATCTCCTTACCCCCGCCTATTGTCCGCACATGTGCGATAGAGTTCCTCGTACTTGCCGGCGGCACTGCGCCAGGAAACGTCACGGAGCATACCACGCCGCATGATCTTGCGCCACCCCTCCCGGTCCCGGTAGGCGGCCAGCGCCCGCTGGACAGCGTCCCAGCACGCATCGGCACTGAACTCCGTGAAGGAGAAGCCGTTCCCTTCCCGGGGATTGGCGGTGACATCGATGACCGTGTCGGCAAGTCCGCCGGTCCTTCGCACGATCGGCACCGTGCCGTAGCTGAGGGCAATGAGCTGGCTCAGGCCGCAGGGCTCGAATCGCGAGGGCATGAGAAACATGTCGCATCCGGCATAGATCTTTGGCGCCAGGGGCTCCTTGAAGCCGAGGTTGATGGAGACGTTCTTCACCCCCTTGTTCCTGAATTCATGGAGCTGATGCATGAGGCGGAGGTCGCCGGTGCCAAGAATCACCAACTGCAGCTCTTCGGCGGCAAACCGGGGAAGGAGGTCGATGACCAGGTCGATCCCCTTCTGCTCCACAATCCGTCCCACCATGCCGATGATGGGGATCGACGCTCCCGCCTTGAGCCCCAGTTCCCGTTGGAGCTCCCGCTTGTCAGCCCCCTTTCCCGCCAGGGACTTGGACGAGTAGTTCCGGAAAATGCGCCGATCCAGGGATGGGTTCCACTCTTCCGAGTCGAGACCGTTGAGGATGCCGGCAAGGTCGGCCTGACGGCGCTCGAGCACCCCTTCAAGCCCGCATCCCTGGCCAGGGCTCAGTATCTCGTGGCAGTAGGTTTCCGAAACGGTCGTGATGGCGTCGGCGGCAAGGATCGCCCCTTTCAGGAGGTTGATGCGGCCGTAGAATTCAATCCGGTCCACGGAGAAGAGGGACGGGTCGAGCCCCGTCTGCGCCAGGGCGTCAGCGGGGAACACCCCCTGGTAGGCCAGGTTGTGGATGGTAAAGATGACTGCCGTGCGGTTGAAGAACGGGTCATGGCCCAGTTCGTATTTCAGGATGATGGGAATGAGGGCCGACTGCCAGTCGTGGCAATGGATCACGTCGGGGCGGAAGTCCATCCGCTTCAGGAACTGGAGCACGCTGCGGCAAAAGAAGGCGAAGCGCAGGGGATTATCGGGATAGTCCCCCTCGGGGGGGCCATAGAGGTGGTCCCGCCCGAAGAGATCGCGGTTTTCAACCAGGTAGACCGGCACCTCCCCCAAGGCAGTCTGGCGCAGGTACCCCTTGTGGAGCTCCCCCCCCAACGCCACCTCCGCACTCTTACGGGCCTTGCGCACCGGGAGATTCCCCGACGACACCTCCTTGTAGAAGGGGATGGCAACGCGGACATCGTGCCCCATCCGCCGGAGCTCCTTGGGGAGAGCAGCGACCACGTCCGCCAGACCGCCGGTCTTGGCAAGGGGGGCAACCTCGGATGCAACCTGCAGGATTTTCATTATCGGGCCTCGCAGCGGCTCAGAGTCGATAGGTGGCGTCAGGCTTCGGGCATCTACAGCTCAGCCCCCCGAAGGAATGTGGCTGCGTCTTCCGGCGAGGTTGGATTGATGTAGAAGCCGGTCCCCCACTCGAAGCCGGCGATGGGGGTAAGCCGTGGCACCAACTCGATGTGCCAGTGGTAGTCGTATTCGATGGAACTCCAGAATTCCGGCTTGCCGAGCCGCGGCTGCGGTGGG contains the following coding sequences:
- the glgA gene encoding glycogen synthase GlgA, which produces MKILQVASEVAPLAKTGGLADVVAALPKELRRMGHDVRVAIPFYKEVSSGNLPVRKARKSAEVALGGELHKGYLRQTALGEVPVYLVENRDLFGRDHLYGPPEGDYPDNPLRFAFFCRSVLQFLKRMDFRPDVIHCHDWQSALIPIILKYELGHDPFFNRTAVIFTIHNLAYQGVFPADALAQTGLDPSLFSVDRIEFYGRINLLKGAILAADAITTVSETYCHEILSPGQGCGLEGVLERRQADLAGILNGLDSEEWNPSLDRRIFRNYSSKSLAGKGADKRELQRELGLKAGASIPIIGMVGRIVEQKGIDLVIDLLPRFAAEELQLVILGTGDLRLMHQLHEFRNKGVKNVSINLGFKEPLAPKIYAGCDMFLMPSRFEPCGLSQLIALSYGTVPIVRRTGGLADTVIDVTANPREGNGFSFTEFSADACWDAVQRALAAYRDREGWRKIMRRGMLRDVSWRSAAGKYEELYRTCADNRRG